GGGGCGGACCGACGGAGCGACGATTGTCGCATGAAACAGTTGTcttactttctttctttttagttgtaggagattagtCAAAAGTTAAGTGGGCATGCATGTGATTCCAATTCTTTAACGGCGATGAACGAGAAATATACTAATAAAGACTTGTGTCAGTCAAGTTGCTACTACTCTACTCCATTTCCTATACAAGGGACTTGCTTCCTGCTAGGATCATCGCATCACGCAGTCTGCCACACTCTGTTTCGGTCCGCATGCTGCCCTGCAATAACTTGAGGTGAGCATTATATAGTTAATTTCCTTCCGCGATGTTTGCTCCATGGACGACTGAGTAACATTATATAGTTAATTTTGATATCAAGTTATGCTCTCTGGGGATTATGAGACAAATTTGTGCTTATATATGTATGATTTACTACTAGCAGGTAGATAGGCTTGAGCCATGGCGGCTGCCCTAGATGCTTTAGCACCCTACGTGAAGAAGCTTATCGCGGACATGGCACAAGAAGAGGTGTCCATGCTGCTTGGCGTCTCCGCTGagatcaccaagctggaggacaacaTGGAAGGCGCATCACCGACACGAGCGTGCAAAGATGGTCGACAAAGCTCAACAACGCCATGTATGACGCCACTGACATCCTCGACCTGTGCCAGCTCGAGACCGACAAGCGCAGGGAGTCCAGAGGTGGCGACGGCGTGGAACAGAAGTTGCCCAGCTGCTTCCAGCCATTGCTCTTCTGCCTATGGAATCCTGTGTTCGCACACAAGATAGGCAGCCGCATCAAGGAGCTCAACCAGAGGCAGGAAAGCATCCACAAGGAGGCGGACAAGTTCCAACACTGAGCCAAGGAAGCTAACTGCTGCTGAGTTATCCAGCTATAGGACAAGTTCACTTGTTGATGAGTCAGCCATAGTTGGGGAACAGATAGAGAGGGATACAAGGGAGCTCATTCACTTGCTaacctcaagtgatgataatcaCAACATCAAAGTCGTGTCTATAATTGGTGTTGGTGGCATGGAAAAGACTACTATTGCTCAGAAGATCTTCAATGATGCAACCATCCAAGAGCACTTCAAGACGAAGACGATATGGCTAACCATCACTCAACAGTTTGACGAGGTTGAGCTACTGAGGACAGCAATCAAGCTTGCTGGAGGCGACCATGGTGCTGAGAAGGACAAAAACACTCTGACGGAGACCCTATTCCACACCCTGTCCAGTGGAAGGTTTCTGCTGGTGATGGATGACGTGTGGAGCCAGAAAGTGTGGAACGACGTGCTTAGTGTCCCAGTTAGAAATGCTAGCAAGAAACAACCTGGAAGCAAGGTCCTTGTCACCACAAGATCTGCACACCTACCCCAACAGATGCAAGCCCCCCTGCACCAACACCGTGTCAAGCCTCTAGAGAAAGATGATGCTTGGTCCTTGGTCAAGAAGCAGCTGCAGCCTGATCAGGTTAGTTGTCTATCCATACTTTATACAACTAGGCTATATACTTGATTTTGATAGAAAGCATATGTATCGGAGTTCCGTTAAATCGAAGCATTCGTGCTAGGAACACCAGCTCATGAGAGTAGCAAAAGGACACCGGTAAAACTATGATCTAGAAGAAATAATCAAATGTAACAACAAAACACTAGGATCAAGTTAGCTATTATTCACTCCAATGAAAGATTTAGTGCATGGCTAGCTCCGTATGAAATCTAGCTATTTGAAATTTGATGGTTTTTGAAATGTAACATCAATTATAGTGGAAGTTAATAGTGACCAAAATACCCCTGACTATTATAGTGCAACAATTAATAGTTATGtaaaaaattcataacttttgcatatgaAGTCGTATGAACCTAAACTTTAAATataatcaaaattgtagagctcaataatatatatagctttgtaattgacaaaTTCTTTGTTTCAAACTATTTAGGTTGCCAAAACTTCCTTTGAAATTATCAAATTTTGACAAAATCTATAAATATATATGACCTCGGATATTGACATGGTATATACAAAATTTGTAGTTATTAGTAGGATCTAAACTTTGTGGATGATAATTTTTTATCTGAAGTAATATAGAGTCTCTTCTTAAATTTTGAAATCCCAAATTTAGGAATTTCAAATTACTTTGAACATTGGAACAGACGTTTTAAAAATGTTAAATTTcgaatttaaaaatataaaataataaaatgaatATTCAGCATTCTAAATGACTTAAGATATTCTAACTTTGAATTTAATATTTGGGAATTTGATTTCatacaataaataattttcaatccAAAACTTGTCAACAACAAACTTATAGATCTCACTAAgcactacaattttgatataaagttcgtcttcatccAATTTTATATGCAATTATGAATTTTTGGATAACTATTAAAGGTTTGTATTATAATAGTCAGGTGCATTTTGGTCACTTTTAACTTCTCTCTCCAAAGTTGTACTTAGAAATATTATTTTAATAGCTACATTGTCTAAGAACCAATTACCAGCATTGAAAAGTACTTTGTAGCCAAGACAACAGTGAGCAGTGTCCCTTAGCAAAGACCACCATTGAAGAGTGCCTTACCGCAAATCTTTACAATATGGCACACTTTTAATATGTTGGCCAATCTAAGTGTCCTGGTGATATAGAAGAACCATGGTCAAATTACACTTGAGCGGGCGGAGCCTCCTTGAGTGGGCGGAGGTCGCTATAGCGGTCGGCGACGTAGGCCAGGCTCCCGAAGTTGAGGACCTGGCCCGGAGCGAAGGTGCTGGCCGTGATGGAGAACTCGCTGGTGAAGCGGACGCCGTCGTCTGGGGCGGCGCCGCTTGCTCCGGCGACGAGGTGAGTGGCTCCAGCCACTATAGAGCAGGAATCACACTTGACGTGCTCCCCTACCTAGAGCGCCAGCCGTCACGGGATCAGAAccacggcaagcattgttgttcgtattAGTGTCAGAGTACATGTCTCTAGTTtcttgggtggactcaagaacacaagaatcaacaaaggggacgcaacggtttatcctggttcaggctctCGGGTCCCTACGTCAAGcagttgatgatccttatactcaagagcacccaaaatctaggggtTACAACAGAGCGTAAGAGAGAGAGATTTGTAGGGGATCACTTGGTGCTGATCCTAGGGAAGCCTCGccgccggtggagccttccccttcgccgaagaggaggaagacgatcgaAGGAATGggaaggagctctcggtgcccctctctgggtggATTTGCTCTTGGTGCAGAGCACGAACTGGTTTGCTGAGGAGTCCAACGATCCGTCTCTGGATCGTCTAGAATTGTGTTCTGGAATCATCCACTGGAATCATCCTGTCCCGTCTTAGGATCCGACCTCCCCTTACATATCAAGGTAGGTCGGGTACATGATGGTTTGTGAGAGTttagcctatggtctacatgcgccagagtccaggagggtcttgccATGGTGTCATGTGCAACATGGCGatgtcgtggagccgaagaagccctaGGCATCGTCCGGCTACTCTGTTCTGACACGATGAATGTCaggctgtgtcggcttggaccggtcTTCACCAGGTGCGCCTTCTGGAGGCTTCTTGGTGGCAAAGACAGCCGGCTTGGGGGGCTGACGCGCGAGCCCAGAAGGCCTGGAGCCCCCAAGGCTAGCGGAGGAGTTTGGCTTCTTGCGTCACGCCCAGTGCGTGACCCTTTCGGAGGAGCGGTTGACAGCGCCGCGCCCGCGGGGCAGTGCCGGCGAGcaggggcggacacagcggtggggcggggggggggggggctacccatatcgcagcagtggaaccccctgtggagcccccatgaatttttaggcaaagttctatagtgtaggggggctgagacttaagatcgaatagcagtgttgttcagccgcccctgaaatattttctgggtCCGCCGCTGCCGGCGagcccttgagccttggtggctctCGGGGTTTGCCTCGAGCCTGGGCCTTTGCTAGAACCGAAGGCCGGGAAGGAGCTAAGGATCGGGTCCATGCTCCATTCGATCGGGAGCCTGGGGCTCGGGCGAGCCCTCGAGTCCCAAGCAGAGGCGCCGTGCATGCTGGGGCTTGGCCCAATGCCTTAGCCGgaaggtgcgcacgagcgcacccaatgggtgtagccccccgagCGATCCGGGAGGGGTCGGTCCTGGGATCTCTCAGTCGGGAACCCTTGATCCTGAGGCTTAACATATCTCTATGTTTGGATTTCGTCAATAAGTAACATCTAAATATAACGTTTGTCTAAATTATCCACCTATGCCATTACAAACCATAATGTAAAGTAGTCCAAAATTTACAACTAAATTACTCAATCTACCATTTCTTATAAACCAAAACGAAGACCCTAAGTTTGCATATAAATGAATATTTTAATGCATCAAGTGTGTCCATGTAGATAATGCCCAGATTTCGACTTTCGACTATCCTAGTCGTCCTATAGCTAATAATAGCTGCCACACAACAAATTTAAAATGCAAAGAGACCATTTAAAGTCCGATTCCTGTAGCCACAAGAAAACTTTTTTTTTGCAAGTAAAGCCACTACAAAACTTTCTGTAGTATAGTCCTGTTTCCCGAATGAGATCATTTAAAGCCCAATTGCAATGCACAGATTCCATATATTAGTCTTATGGGATTTTGCGCCCATTCATGCGGATTCCATTTGAAATCGGCCCTTTCCAAGCAGTCTTGTGCTTATTTCGAATAAAGGACGGTACACTTCCAATACGTTGGCCAACCTACGCTTCATTGTTTTACAGAAGAAGCTTATTTGCTTAGAGAAGTACATAAGCAACCTGATAGTTGTTAGAAAT
This sequence is a window from Miscanthus floridulus cultivar M001 chromosome 10, ASM1932011v1, whole genome shotgun sequence. Protein-coding genes within it:
- the LOC136489688 gene encoding putative late blight resistance protein homolog R1A-3; the protein is MEKTTIAQKIFNDATIQEHFKTKTIWLTITQQFDEVELLRTAIKLAGGDHGAEKDKNTLTETLFHTLSSGRFLLVMDDVWSQKVWNDVLSVPVRNASKKQPGSKVLVTTRSAHLPQQMQAPLHQHRVKPLEKDDAWSLVKKQLQPDQVCIIIVRRTMVKLHLSGRSLLEWAEVAIAVGDVGQAPEVEDLARSEGAGRDGELAGEADAVVWGGAACSGDEGSNVSVIPKGFGELTNLRSLYGFPVHVDMDASNSWCSLQELEPLSQLRVLTLYGLEKVQDSRMAEKAMISCKRHLGYLELNYSASGHTIGTGGAEAEQQQQQKVTEEVLEKLCPPTCLENLTLEGVYVGRQLPNWMCAPASADFKSLS